The Penaeus monodon isolate SGIC_2016 chromosome 17, NSTDA_Pmon_1, whole genome shotgun sequence genome contains the following window.
ACCTACAATCCCATATGACTAATAATTAGAGACAAAAATTTCACACAAAAATgtggatgaaaaaaacaaactttattatgaaaaaaatggcaCATAAGATATGTATAAACTCATAGGTAGATAAGGATATGAActctaaataaaagggaaatatctaCACGGAATAGTAATGGAATAATTAGATTTAGAAAAATACACAGAATTTTGTATTTACAACTAGGAAGTTTGGCAGTGTTGACAGCAGTGTGCAAACTTTTAGATAACCTTTATTTTTGTGTAAACTTTCTACGAAACTGGTATAGataaaagagaacaagaagaagaagaaaaaaaacgaaacgaaaaagaaaaagactttgGATCAAAGTCATGTCAAGAAAAATACTTCACAAGATATTaaaacaagaactttttttttcttcatcgtaTCCTATTAcattaaaggaagaaaaagaaggaagcacacgtacacacacgcacgtgtgtgtacgtgtgcttgtgggtgtgtgtgtttgtgtgcatgtgtgtttttatcCTAAAATGAAtattccctttaatttttcttcaGGTGAAATTCCTAACTACtgactaaaataattattaagtcTTGTTTAACTGAATTTTCATGTGACACTTTTCATCAAACTTTAATTCAAAGCTTAAGCATCTACCTGAAGCTCAGCTGGATTGGATAGGAATTAGTTATCAAAGAACACAGTACTTAAtgtctgtgtgggtgtaggtgtgtttgtgtgtttctgtttgtttttatctatgtatgtttatgttacataaactactaataaaaaagacattgttttcttttcatatttaattGTGCATATATTCCGTATCACCATCGATCATCATAAATGCCTGACGTAATACTAAATAGTTTTCATGGCTTTAGGAACTGCCCACATAGATGCATAATTGGCAAGTGAGTTAATATGTTACTGCTTCATAAATTACAAGGTACTGAATTTAGGTGAATATGCTACTTTGTAGAATCTATTCAAATATGAGGAAAATAACCtagctataacaacaacaaaaaaagactgGCAGGGTTTGAAGCTATGATTTCGTTACTGTtatataacagtgtgtgtgtgtgtgtgtgtgtgtgtgtgtgtgtgtgtgtgtgtgtgtgtgtgtgtgtgtgtgtgtgtgctttatgtttGATCATTTGTTTACATGTTTTATTTGCTTGTATCAGTGTCAGTGTCAATTATTCTTGAAAAATATGCTATTCTACAACCACAGAAGGGAATGTGAAAAAGTgttgctaataacaacaaaagatccatgaatacatatatgtttttttttatttttgtttttctaagcCAAAGAAAATTCCTTTTTCCATCAAAGACGGAAATGGAAAAGGTTTCCAACTGCCAGTTCCAAAAACATCTTGAATTTCAGCAAAagaaatttccttatttttctcgcCATCTTTGTGCCATTGTAGCACAGTGGTACACTTTGCGAATTAAATACacataaaagaaagagaacacgcgtgtgtagagacagatagatagatagatagatagagtacaAATGGCAATTCATTTACAAAGTacttttctttgttatatttacattcatttttgtatgtaatatatatatatatatatatatatatatatatatatatatatatatatatatatatatatataatgaatgtatatatataagaaaaaagagaaaaaagaaagctgAGGGTCGAGTGGCCACCACCACTGGCCCTCttttcaactatatatatatatatatatatatatatatatatatatatatatatatatatatatatatatatacatatactgagggtgtatatatgtgtgtgtatatacacatgttataatatatatatatatatatatatatatatatatatatatatatatatatatatatatatatatatattcttcttttaacggtaggttcatgtctgagccgccgtggtcacagcatgatacttaattgtagttttcatgttgtgatgctcttggagtgagtacgttgtagggtccccagttcctttccacggagagtgccggtgttacctctatatatatatatatatatatatatatatatatatatatatatatatatatatatatatatatatatattatattcttcttttaacggtaggttcatgtctgagccgccgtggtcacagcatgatacttaattgtagttttcatgttgtgatgctcttggagtgagtacgtggtagggtccccagttcctttccacggagagtgccggtggtacctttttaggtaattattctctctatttatccgggcttgggaccagcacttgacttgggctggcttggccaaccagtggctaggtaggcaatcaaggtgtagttccttgcccaagggaacaacgctgcggtcggtgactcgaaccctcgaatttagatagccgtcgtgacagtcttgagtccgacgctctaaccattcggccaccgcggccttgacgatcatgggcttccatgattttttcttagcaatttagagcggtggtttgccattgccttccgcccggtgtttttatcgagtcaccatctctatttacccggcactgacttgagctggcttggccacccaggcaatcgaggtaaagtcccttgcccaagggaaacaacgcgccggccggtgactcgaaccctcgaactcagattgccatcgtgacagtcttgagtccgacgctctaaccattcggccaccgcggccatatatatatatatatatatatatatatatatatatatatatatatcatcatcaataacggtatgctcatgtttgagcagccgtggacctctccaccatccttcgccactaaactcgatcttacgcttttctttccacttataccatcgacagcccgcaaatatctttgatattgtcgctcagtcttgtcttcggtttgcctcttcctctgtttcctaccaccatccctgtcagcaagtttttctcaatacttttacttctcattacatgaccaataaactttaatttcctcttgttcaagatgtccaacagtcggtctttacaatttatttttctcagcacttcatcattcgtctttttctctgtccagctaatacgcagtactcgtctgtaacaccacatttcaaaactattgatctttttcttgtctatctacttcaacacccaacactcagaaccatatgatgcaattgggaaaactaatgagttcaataacctcagctttgtccgtaaggtaatgcttcggtctttccagatgttattgagagcaattgtggcgcttttggcaatggtaattcttctttttatctccggtgaatcatcatatgtattagttaaaacagctccaagataagtgaactctttcacattttccacaatcattccattgattgtaacatgttcatcattgttcattgccggttatctttgaatcttcatgatcttagttttcttggcattaagaaataagccagccttttcgcttgcttctctaactttatctagtagttgttgtagttcagtgatactgctggcaatcaaaactatatcatcggcgtacctcagatttgatattttgtatcctccaacatccacagttccttcagaattctctagagcacctctcataattgtttcagaatatatattaaagaggtgcggagacatatatatatatatatatatatatatatatatatatatatatatatatatatatatatatatatcttcttcaagtgccctgtcctacaaggacgttggcgatcatggatttttcatgattttcttggcaatttagagcggcggtttgccgttgccttccgcccggtgtttttatcgaatcaccatctctatttacccggttctgggaccaacatctttttagccctaccacctcactactcttgttgTGATTGCCATACGGCGCGGAGTAGTTATATACTTTCCAtaacagtcatttcggatgcttggtggttttgctgccccgaaggtgattcgatcgcgggaccacgaggttcggagtccaacgctctaaccactgggctatcgaggGGCAAAAAACaagtgaggccaacagctggtcttagctgcccaggagcgccgtatctacgtttgatttacctagaattatttaaatcagcgagcgcgcgctctctcgctcacatacgcgcgcgggcgatgcgcgcgcccgtgtgtgtgtgtgtgtgtgtgtgcatgtgtgtgtgtgtatgtgtatatatatgtatataaaagtatgtatgcatatgtgtgtgtgtgtgtgtgtgtgtgtgtgtgtgtgtgtgtgtgtgtgtgtgtgtgtgtttgtgtgtgtgtgtatgtgtgtattttatatatatatatatatatatatatatatatatatatatatatatatatatatatacatatatatgtctacaaatgtatgtatttatatatacatagacatatatatatgtgtgtgtatatatatatatatatatatatatatatatatatatatatatgtgtgtgtgtgtgtgtgtgtgtgtgtgtgtgtgtgtgtgtgtgcatgtgtgtgtgtgtatgtgtatatatatgtatataaaagtatgtctgcatatgtgtgtgtgtgtgtgtgtgtgtgtgtgtgtgtgtgtgtgtgtgtgtgtgtgtgtgtgtgtgtgtgtgtgtttgtgtgtgtgtgtatgtgtgtatgaatatatataaatatatatatatatatatatatatatatatatataatgtgtgtatatgtgtgtgtgtgtatgtgtatatatatgtatataaaagtatgtatgcatatgtgtggtgtgtgtgtgtgtgtgtgtgtgtgcgtgtgcgtgtgtgtgtgtgtgtgtgtgtgtttgtgtgtgtgtgtgtgtatgtgtgtatgaatatatatatatatatatatatatatatatatatatatatatatatatatatttatatataaatgtgtttgtgtgtgtgtgtgactatgaattatatatcatattataatcatatatatatatatatatatatatatatatatatatttatatatatatatatatatatatatatctgaagggAGGGCCAATGGTGACGGACACTTGACTCCAGCTCAGAGTACACGATGCTTCTTCTCGTTCTATTTAATGCTTTGACAAAACCTCATACGACAAATTGCACCATCTGTGGCTTTCAAACAAATTCCATGTTGACCATTTCTCGCTCATGTTCATGCTTCAGCTCAAATTCTTATGTTGTATCCGCCTGTTATTGCATACTATGCCTTGCGTACGATTTTGCCCAAGGTTAGTGCGATAACTTCTACCCTTATAACaaagaaatatttaatataaaggaATATGTCAATAATTTAGGCTTCAGTGCATATATTCTTGTACATGAATTAGTGTGTAAACGTCGGctgaaattatatgaatatatattttcctctaaaTTATCATGGAtgtacaatatattgtatatatgcgtatatttatttcttattaaatcCATGAGTAACTAGAAATCCTACTTGATACAAACTGGATTAATCAAAGGAAGGGTGCCACAGTTCCCCTTAAAATGCCTGGAAAATGCTTTAGAAGTGCTAAAAACCCGTCTTCCAGTGCCCCAAAACTTTGCTTTTTACCTATATACAAAATACGCATATAactttctctccatatctctctgtctctttctctatttctgactctctctctctctctctctctctctctctctctctctctctctctctctatatatatatatatatatatatatatatatatatatatatatatatatatatatatatatatatatttggcatacgtttcaaagacgaccgtcttctttttcagtgctacaaagaacgagcaaaacaaaataaatacattagagCCAGACAAGGTAGACAAAAAAACGCAGTTCATAATTATACAACTCATAAAATAAGCGGAACAATGAGAAAAGTAACGAAACAACAAGGGACGTATGTACAAACgaaaagacaagtaaaacacACCATAAAGAACTAAACAGGTAGTTACGGTCCCAGGGGTGGTTTTCCATGTGTAAATGTTGGCGAATTGCAGCGAACGCCGGTTTGCTAAGAGGCAGGCCTGTTCTAATGGACTTCCCCATATGTTCAAAAATTCTGTGCTTGAACCACTGTCCAGCTAggacaattaaacatatatatatatatatatatatatatatatatatatatatatatatatatatatatatatatatatatacatacatatatatatatatatatatatataatatatatatatatatatatatatatatatatatatatatatatatataatgtttgaacATAAATCTGAAGCAAAAGACTCTTTTCTTTAGTGCTGATAGTATTATTCGTGAAAACTGTATTGAATTTTACCTGGGGAACGAGCATTTGAGCAACTCATGTAATTGTTTTCGAACACAATAACTTAATTGTCCAAGATACGGTAACTTGATGTAATTTGGTTTGCTTAGGAACAGACTGTAAGCTTTAAAGGATGGCAAAACTCattatttaagaataatctcAGAGAAACAAAATAGAGTTATATGACCTTTAAAAACTATTCTCTTTTCAGCTCATTCTCGTGTTGGTCTTATGCATGGTCTCGCAAAAGTTCCTTCAGGTAAAAGTCAATATAGTTTTAACGAATAACCATATTATAAGCAATTTTCTAAAGAAGAGAGAGTcttttagatagatacatacacacacacacacacacacacacaccacacacactcacacacacacacacacacacacacacacacacacacacacacacacacgcacgcacacacacatatatatatatgtgtgtctgtgtgtgtgtgtgtgtgtgtgtgtgtgtgtgtgtgtgtgtgtgtgtgtgtgtgtgtgtgtgtgtgtatatatatatatatatatatatatatatatatatatatatatatattaaggaaacCACTCAAATCACAAGTCTCTCACCCaatttatctctttgtttatctttatattttcatatgcGTTTGCAattccacccacccccccaccccgacccACCCCATACCCACAAATGCAGCTTAATGGGCTCTCTGGTGCATTTCAAATATTCAGATCCTGAACTCTGacattttctatttgtttgttcgGTTTAATATTGTCATCGCTTTcagtatattcattttcattaaaggagtaggagggaaattttactattttctacgggtgtgagtgagtgagtgtgtgtgtgtgtgtgtgtgtgtgtgtgtgtgtgtgtgtgtgtgtgtgtgtgtgtgtgtgtgtgtgtgtgtgtgtgtgtgtgtgtgtgtgtgtgtgtgtgtgtgtgtgtgtgtgttgtcttgttgTTTATCACTGATGCGTTTGTTATcatagagacgtggctaaacctaTCTCGGTTGACGGCGGTATAAGTCCCTTAAAACCCAGAATGATGTCTCTTGGCTAAACAGTATTTCTACCGTCGTATTATTCCGTATATACAGCCGTGATTAGCCCGTTAAGGTTTATTTTCAGTGGAAGACAAGACTAGGgaggatattgtataatattaaggtTTGAATATTAATCCCGTTCTAGTGTCTTATTTTATTCAGTTTCCTGAAGATATTAATGGACTGTGGACTTGAAAATTATGCAAATACACAAACAGTTcatcataaaaaagataatacattttacaaaatacacatatcaaTGGTATTTATtgtacgagaaagaaagaaatgtaaaccAGAAATTCGTGACTAAAGCGATTTTCAGGGGAAACTATGATATAATTACATTTCAGGGGAGACTACAATATTACTACATTATCCCCTCTTAGTGACGAGGAAGCAGGAACAATATTTATATCTTTGGTTGAACATACAAAGGCTGGACATTGTTTGAGAGCTTGTTAGGTACATCCAGCAAGTAAGCAGGTTTAACACGATCGATGGCGATTGCGTCTTCCTTGTGAGCCTAAGAACATCATATGGATCTTCATATGGTGGCTGTAGTGGACGTCGGATGGAATCTACTCGGATGAACACATGGTTACAGCCATGGAGATCCTGGTTTACGAAACACTTGCTTGAAGACGGCTACCGTGGCTGAACAGATCGAACCTTGGACATCACATCCCTGAGTTTGGCTGCATAATCCTGAGTAGGGTTGGTAATGGAACTAGTGGAAATGCAGAGTAATTCATCAGGTAGCCGAATTGATATTCCATATACAAGCTCTGCAGAAGTGGACCTAAGGTCTGATTTGAGAGAGCCCCTGATACCTAAAAGTACAAAAGGGGGAGAAGTGGTCCAGTCTTCATGGTGATGAGCAATGAGTAATTTCAGCTGACGATGAAAGTGTTTGATGAGACCGCTTGCCTGAGGATGATAACTAGAAATGCAATAACATCGAATTCCAAGCAAAGTCTTAAGTTTGCTCCAAAGTTGCGATTCAAACAGACTTCCCTTGTCTGATGTTAAATTATATGTACTCCAAATCTTGATACCCATCCAGGAATAAAGGCTCATGCTACAGTATCAGCATGAATATCAGCAAGAGGAATTGACTCTGGCAATCTACTAAATCTGTCGACACAGATGAGGATGTACCTGAATCCACTGGAGTAGGGCAGGGGACCAACAAAATCAACATGAACATGGTCGAATCTAGAGGCAACCGGTTTGAACGGCACAGAAGGAGAAACTGTATGGCAAGTTAGCTTGAAAGTTCGACACTTAATGCAAGAATGTGTCCAGTTTCTTTCATCTTTGTTGATACCAGTCCAGATGAATCTCGAGGTTAGAAGATGCTGTGATGCATGTACACCAAGATGGGAGATGTCATGGCTTGAGGATGGCAATTCGATATTTATGGGATAGATATGGCCGAATGGTGTCTGTAGAAATATCAGCATACAGGTCTACATCTGTTTCAggaacttttattttcttcaattGAAATGCAGGATTATCTTTCAGTTGCTGTAGCTCAGCATTATTAGCTCGGCCTGCTGCATTTGCTGCATAATCGATGAGGGAAGAATCGATAGCAGAGCCGTTGCGAGACAGGGCATCAGTCGCAGTATTATCTTGGCCTCTGATGTACTGGATATCTGTAATGAACTGCGA
Protein-coding sequences here:
- the LOC119583250 gene encoding uncharacterized protein LOC119583250, yielding MPQRPSLLMPPRLALELFLEGKKFDIFTNHKPLFTIFNTSRSTYSPRQLCHIDYISQFITDIQYIRGQDNTATDALSRNGSAIDSSLIDYAANAAGRANNAELQQLKDNPAFQLKKIKVPETDHLLTSRFIWTGINKDERNWTHSCIKCRTFKLTCHTVSPSVPFKPVASRFDHVHVDFVGPLPYSSGFRYILICVDRFSRLPESIPLADIHADTVA